A window from Mytilus galloprovincialis chromosome 8, xbMytGall1.hap1.1, whole genome shotgun sequence encodes these proteins:
- the LOC143043789 gene encoding uncharacterized protein LOC143043789, with protein sequence MDQFEKLHSFEDGRRSIILRWDGNNAKCRIPKFIEIGHATGAFIPSESYGGHAMQTGVPSSGNVFNKMMNYVSSAVSCKTYGNQEYEVEDNEVLGTPHSTLRAKNIDNKMTPQVHFKSEEDNDDITSGDEDSSEENDLHICGWCKCEFAGLSEFFRHKLRCSRNNKTEEVCCSGGTLAATGGDEYNAEIVFENVNYEWSEKAVKKKFKLQKHNHLGFRLTHKEKGSLILWTKLSGRILKDEDTFTTCFEQFVTQILRQCPLVMDKYVGIRITITIVEWLADYHNNDNDLMRCGRCYNEFHYLNAFSDHKGLKCLKRTAEQIAEIGDLDIDSRVLEVTDRIDIDAKIQTETNTRLVIAGIDFGTTYSGYAHCLRTDYRANKKKQELKFPHWKRGDGRASYKAPNCILFKPDMSFHSFGYDAVNNCLRFINNEEVDEWFYFDNFKMVLYNEKSNQKEKVKSMSSTTNTSLVYKRL encoded by the exons gTGCATTTATACCATCCGAGTCATATGGGGGCCATGCAATGCAAACTGGTGTGCCTTCATCCGGAAATGTCTTTAATAAGATGATGAATTACGTTTCCTCTGCTGTATCCTGTAAAACATATGGAAATCAAGAATACGAGGTTGAAG acAATGAAGTACTCGGAACTCCGCATTCAACATTACGAGCCAAAAATATAG ATAACAAGATGACGCCACAGGTACATTTTAAAAGTGAAGAGGATAATGATGACATTACAA GCGGAGACGAAGACTCTAGTGAAGAAAATGACCTTCATATCTGCGGTTGGTGTAAATGTGAATTTGCAGGGCTATCGGAATTTTTTAGACACAAGCTTAGATGTAGCAGG aacAATAAAACAGAAGAGGTTTGTTGTTCTGGTGGAACACTTGCAGCCACAG GCGGTGATGAATATAATGCGGAAATCGTATTTGAAAATGTCAACTATGAATGGAGTGAGAAAGCAGTAAAGAAAAAATTTAAGCTGCAAAAACACAATCATCTTGGTTTCCGTCTTACTCATAAGGAAAAGGGTAGTTTAATTTTATGGACAAAACTATCAGGCAGAATTCTTAAAGACGAAGACACATTTACCACATGTTTTGAGCAATTTGTGACACAGATTCTCCGGCAATGTCCTCTAGTAATGGACAAGTATGTCGGAATTCGGATAACCATTACTATTGTGGAATGGTTAGCAG ATTATCACAACAACGACAATGATTTGATGAGATGCGGTCGATGCTATAATGAATTTCATTATCTAAATGCATTCAGTGATCATAAAGGTCTGAAGTGTCTAAAGCGAACAGCTGAACAGATAGCGGAAATTGGTg ATTTAGATATCGACTCTCGTGTACTGGAGGTAACTGACCGGATTGACATAGACGCGAAGATTCAAACG gAGACCAATACTAGACTAGTAATAGCTGGAATTGACTTTGGAACAACGTACTCTGGATATGCACACTGTCTTCGAACTGATTACAGggctaataaaaagaaacaagaatTGAAATTTCCACACTGGAAAAGAGGAGATGGCCGCGCTAGCTATAAAGCACCAAACTGTATTCTGTTCAAACCAGACATGTCATTTCACAGTTTTGGCTATGATGCAGTAAACAATTGTTTGAGATTTATCAACAATGAAGAAGTAGATGAATGGTTTTATTTCGACAACTTTAAAATGGTTTTATATAATGAAAAG AGTAATCAAAAAGAGAAAGTTAAATCCATGTCAAGTACTACAAATACTAGTCTAGTATATAAAAGACTGTAG